A genomic window from Streptococcus sanguinis includes:
- the lepB gene encoding signal peptidase I, translated as MKKSNTAVVILKEWGLFLFFISVIILSRLFLWSPVKVDGHSMDPTLANGEYLLVLKHQSIDRFDIVVATETDDDGTTKEIVKRVIGMPGDTIQYENDTLYINGKKTDEPYLTDYIKKFKEDKLQSTYTGDDYDDNGEFFRKLAAQAQAFTVDSEGSPVFTVKLLDDEYLLLGDDRIVSKDSRQVGTFQKEQIQGEAKFRFWPLLPFKTY; from the coding sequence ATGAAAAAATCAAATACTGCTGTTGTCATTCTCAAAGAATGGGGCCTCTTTCTCTTCTTCATCTCTGTCATTATCCTGTCACGGCTCTTTCTCTGGTCCCCTGTAAAGGTAGACGGCCACTCTATGGACCCTACGCTGGCTAATGGGGAATACCTGCTTGTCCTCAAACATCAGTCTATTGACCGCTTTGATATCGTCGTCGCTACTGAGACAGACGATGACGGAACGACCAAGGAGATTGTCAAGCGGGTCATCGGTATGCCAGGTGACACTATTCAGTATGAAAATGATACTCTTTACATCAACGGTAAAAAAACAGATGAGCCTTACCTGACGGACTACATCAAGAAATTTAAAGAAGACAAGCTCCAATCAACTTACACTGGGGACGATTATGATGATAATGGTGAGTTTTTCAGGAAACTCGCAGCTCAGGCTCAAGCCTTCACTGTTGATAGTGAAGGCAGCCCTGTCTTCACCGTCAAGCTTCTGGATGATGAATATCTGCTTCTAGGTGACGATCGGATTGTTTCCAAGGATAGTCGCCAAGTCGGTACCTTCCAAAAAGAACAAATTCAGGGCGAAGCCAAATTCCGCTTCTGGCCGCTGCTGCCCTTTAAGACCTATTAA
- a CDS encoding ATP-dependent RecD-like DNA helicase: MEFYFSGTIERIIFENPSNFFRILLLDIEDTDAEDFEDFEIIVTGSMADVMEGEDYTFWGSLVQHPKYGQQLKISRYERAKPSSKGLVKYFSSDHFKGIGVKTAQKIVQLYGEDTEDTIDKILAEPEKLTQINGLAAKNREAFVSKLRLNYGTEMVLAKLAAYGIPNKLAFQIQDTYKEETLDIVEKYPYQLVEDIQGIGFKIADHLAEELGIQSDAPERFRAGLVHTLLTQSMERGDTYVEARDLLEHTIELLESSRQVELDPSLVADELAHLIEEDKVQNVDTKIFENSLFFAEEGIKNNLIRLLEKGKQDSFDPDKITAAIQQVEENSGISYDSIQKEAIRQAINQKVFILTGGPGTGKTTVINCIIAVYAQLRGLDLRKVNDLPILLAAPTGRAARRMNELTGLPSATIHRHLGMTGDDDTSHLDDYLDADFIIVDEFSMVDTWLANQLLSNISSQTKLLIVGDADQLPSVSPGQVLADLLQIPTIPQTKLETIYRQSEESTIVTLASQIQKGILPADFTEKKADRSYFEARNEHIPPMIEKIASAAIRSGIPAQDVQVLAPMYRGPAGIDQINNLMQNLINPVEKDELTFEAPDCQYRQGDRVIHLVNDAESNVFNGDLGYISDLLPAKFTDSKQDELTIDFDGNELVYQRSEWYKIRLAYAMSIHKSQGSEFPVVILPITKSSHRMLQRNLIYTAITRAKSKLILLGEKAAFDYAAKNTGTARKTYLIERFGDLPQAETNIHNPVDKMKAPVENHVLTKENFLKIDPLIGLTEEDIHSIFST, translated from the coding sequence ATGGAATTTTACTTTTCAGGAACGATTGAACGGATTATTTTTGAAAATCCCAGCAACTTTTTCCGCATCCTGCTCTTAGATATTGAAGATACAGATGCCGAGGATTTTGAAGATTTTGAAATCATTGTCACCGGCTCTATGGCAGATGTCATGGAAGGCGAAGATTACACCTTCTGGGGCAGTCTTGTCCAGCACCCCAAATATGGCCAGCAGCTGAAAATTTCTCGCTATGAGCGAGCCAAACCCAGCAGTAAAGGCCTAGTAAAATACTTCTCCAGCGACCATTTCAAGGGCATCGGGGTCAAGACTGCTCAAAAAATCGTCCAACTCTACGGAGAAGATACCGAGGATACCATTGACAAGATTTTAGCAGAGCCGGAAAAGCTGACTCAGATAAACGGCTTAGCAGCTAAGAACCGCGAGGCCTTTGTCTCCAAGCTCAGACTCAACTACGGGACAGAGATGGTACTAGCCAAGCTGGCAGCCTACGGCATTCCCAATAAGCTGGCTTTTCAAATCCAGGATACCTACAAGGAAGAAACGCTGGATATTGTCGAAAAATATCCCTATCAGCTGGTAGAGGATATTCAGGGGATTGGCTTTAAAATCGCTGACCATCTGGCAGAAGAACTGGGCATCCAAAGTGATGCCCCTGAGCGTTTTCGGGCTGGCCTTGTCCACACCTTGCTGACCCAGTCTATGGAGCGGGGAGATACCTATGTTGAAGCTCGTGATTTACTGGAGCATACCATCGAACTCCTAGAAAGTTCACGCCAAGTGGAGCTGGACCCTAGTCTAGTCGCTGATGAGCTGGCTCATCTGATTGAGGAAGATAAGGTCCAGAATGTCGATACTAAAATCTTTGAAAACAGCCTCTTCTTTGCTGAAGAAGGAATAAAAAATAATCTGATCCGTCTACTGGAAAAAGGCAAGCAAGATTCTTTCGATCCAGATAAGATTACTGCGGCTATCCAGCAAGTGGAGGAGAACTCCGGCATCTCCTATGACAGTATCCAAAAAGAAGCCATCCGTCAGGCTATCAATCAGAAGGTCTTTATCCTAACCGGCGGACCGGGCACTGGAAAAACGACCGTTATCAACTGTATCATCGCAGTCTACGCCCAGCTTCGCGGTTTGGATCTGCGAAAGGTCAATGATCTGCCTATTCTGCTGGCGGCTCCCACTGGACGTGCTGCTCGGCGCATGAACGAATTGACTGGTCTTCCTAGCGCCACTATCCACCGCCATTTGGGAATGACTGGAGATGATGATACCAGTCATTTGGATGATTATCTGGATGCTGATTTTATCATCGTGGATGAATTTTCCATGGTGGATACTTGGCTGGCTAATCAGCTCCTCAGCAATATCTCCTCTCAAACCAAGCTCTTGATTGTCGGAGATGCGGACCAGCTGCCCTCTGTCAGTCCAGGTCAGGTACTGGCGGACTTGCTGCAGATACCGACTATCCCACAGACCAAGCTGGAAACCATCTATCGGCAGAGCGAAGAGTCTACAATCGTCACACTGGCCAGCCAGATTCAGAAGGGCATTTTACCAGCAGACTTTACAGAGAAAAAAGCGGATCGCTCATATTTTGAAGCTAGAAATGAGCATATTCCGCCTATGATTGAGAAAATCGCTAGCGCAGCCATTCGCAGCGGTATCCCAGCTCAAGATGTTCAGGTATTGGCACCTATGTATCGGGGGCCAGCCGGCATTGACCAGATTAACAATCTTATGCAAAATCTCATCAATCCTGTAGAGAAAGACGAGCTGACCTTTGAAGCTCCCGACTGTCAGTATCGCCAAGGAGATAGGGTTATCCACTTGGTCAATGACGCTGAAAGCAATGTCTTCAACGGTGACTTAGGCTATATCAGCGACCTACTGCCTGCTAAGTTCACCGACTCCAAGCAGGACGAGCTAACCATTGACTTTGATGGCAATGAACTTGTTTATCAGCGTAGCGAGTGGTACAAGATTCGCCTAGCCTACGCCATGAGCATTCACAAGTCTCAGGGCAGTGAATTTCCGGTGGTCATCTTGCCCATCACCAAGAGCAGTCATCGAATGCTGCAGCGCAATCTCATCTACACCGCTATCACCCGCGCCAAGAGCAAGTTGATCCTACTTGGGGAAAAAGCAGCCTTTGACTATGCCGCCAAAAATACTGGAACCGCCCGAAAAACTTATCTAATCGAGCGCTTTGGCGACCTCCCGCAAGCTGAAACTAATATCCACAATCCTGTGGATAAAATGAAAGCACCTGTGGAAAACCATGTCCTGACTAAGGAAAATTTCCTGAAAATCGACCCCCTAATCGGCCTGACCGAGGAAGATATCCACAGTATATTCAGCACATAA
- a CDS encoding TetR/AcrR family transcriptional regulator, translating into MAQRKDKSQAMREKILNTATQLFIQKGSEKTSMQDIAQTAGISKGAIYHHFKSKDEIVLAVMRSRQELMEEEMKQWLKATENLTGREQLQTILKSNLESQTARAMDGIVDEYEQDAGFILTMMRDNLRIGAPLVSDIIKKGMADGSLQTQYPEEAAEVFLLLVNFWMHETVFESDPEKLPERFHFLQFMMTSVGMDIFTDELLQLFSQKNKA; encoded by the coding sequence ATGGCGCAGCGAAAAGACAAATCCCAGGCCATGAGAGAAAAAATTTTAAATACAGCAACCCAGCTCTTTATCCAAAAGGGGTCCGAAAAGACCAGTATGCAGGATATTGCTCAGACGGCAGGCATTTCCAAGGGGGCTATCTACCATCATTTCAAGTCAAAAGATGAGATTGTCCTGGCGGTGATGAGGAGTCGGCAGGAGCTGATGGAAGAAGAGATGAAGCAGTGGCTCAAGGCTACGGAAAATCTGACCGGCAGGGAGCAGCTGCAAACCATCCTCAAGTCCAATCTGGAAAGTCAGACAGCCCGGGCCATGGACGGCATTGTGGATGAGTACGAGCAGGATGCAGGTTTTATTTTGACCATGATGCGGGACAATCTGCGGATAGGCGCCCCTCTGGTCAGTGACATTATCAAAAAAGGGATGGCAGATGGCTCCCTTCAGACCCAGTATCCGGAAGAGGCTGCAGAAGTTTTTCTGCTGCTGGTGAATTTTTGGATGCATGAGACCGTTTTTGAAAGTGATCCTGAAAAACTGCCAGAACGTTTCCATTTTCTGCAGTTTATGATGACCTCGGTCGGCATGGATATCTTTACTGACGAGCTCCTGCAGCTTTTTAGCCAGAAAAATAAGGCATAA
- a CDS encoding CPBP family intramembrane metalloprotease: MQANNLGNRSSVKEIGVFLLWTFGISWSAWLISTFLRIPVISQLLSIAGTFGPAVGAKVVLRKSFRELFSFIRFARKGTWGYLLIFTILYTLSLVFWSPLLPGFSPLRIALLFLMTTFLTGGNEEIGWQGFLQPTLEKLLPFPLATVATGLIWAVWHLPLFFTPGSSQAGTSFLVFTAACLLARFWLAALYKVSQSVLYCVLFHGLINTIGEAIFVGKGTENPLFFLGYILMAAYSIYLWYQRDQQDKA, encoded by the coding sequence ATGCAGGCTAATAACCTTGGAAATCGCTCTTCTGTCAAAGAAATCGGAGTCTTTCTGCTCTGGACTTTTGGCATTAGCTGGTCTGCCTGGCTGATCTCCACTTTCCTGAGGATTCCCGTTATTTCCCAGCTTCTAAGTATCGCTGGTACTTTTGGCCCGGCTGTGGGGGCCAAAGTTGTTTTAAGAAAATCTTTCAGGGAGCTCTTTTCTTTTATCCGCTTTGCCCGAAAAGGGACCTGGGGCTATCTCTTGATTTTTACAATTCTTTATACCCTTTCTCTGGTCTTTTGGAGCCCGCTCCTGCCTGGTTTTAGCCCCCTCAGGATTGCTCTGCTTTTTCTCATGACGACTTTTCTGACAGGCGGCAATGAAGAGATTGGCTGGCAGGGCTTCCTGCAGCCGACTCTGGAAAAGCTTCTGCCCTTTCCCTTAGCAACTGTAGCAACTGGGTTAATCTGGGCTGTCTGGCATCTGCCCCTCTTCTTTACCCCCGGCAGCAGTCAGGCAGGGACTTCTTTTCTAGTCTTTACTGCCGCCTGCCTGCTCGCCCGTTTCTGGCTGGCAGCTCTTTACAAGGTCAGTCAGTCTGTCCTCTATTGTGTCCTCTTTCATGGGCTCATTAATACCATTGGCGAAGCCATCTTTGTAGGCAAGGGAACGGAAAATCCCCTCTTTTTCCTAGGCTATATCTTGATGGCGGCTTACAGTATCTATCTTTGGTATCAAAGGGATCAGCAAGACAAGGCTTAA
- a CDS encoding CPBP family intramembrane metalloprotease, protein MNTQTHVRPEPKHIWPYLAWTFGISWGSWLILYILATLKLTSGSEPLGYALFFIGGSGPTLGTFISLKISHPKKMLDFIFSHAKGWWIYMLAFCLVRVLTLFIANPVLPPLNAVLMFPLGWIFVTFFGGGNEELGWRGLLQPALEKKFSFPLATVITALVWVAWHLPLWLIPGTSQSQLSLPFYLSFGILLSFCLAALYKQTASVFACMVFHGCINFAQVTIVGSAANGGRYLSFQAANLLMTALLVGWWYWKGNRKGVQKDAG, encoded by the coding sequence ATGAACACACAAACACATGTACGGCCAGAACCCAAGCATATTTGGCCTTACTTAGCTTGGACCTTTGGTATTAGCTGGGGTTCCTGGCTGATTCTGTATATTTTAGCCACCCTGAAGCTGACCAGCGGGTCTGAGCCTTTGGGCTATGCTCTCTTTTTCATCGGTGGCTCCGGACCGACCTTGGGAACTTTTATCAGCCTCAAAATTTCTCATCCTAAGAAGATGCTGGACTTTATTTTTTCTCATGCTAAGGGCTGGTGGATTTATATGCTGGCCTTCTGTCTGGTTCGGGTTTTGACCCTTTTTATCGCCAATCCTGTATTACCGCCGCTCAATGCCGTTCTGATGTTTCCTCTGGGCTGGATCTTTGTCACCTTTTTTGGAGGCGGGAACGAAGAGCTGGGCTGGCGGGGCCTCCTGCAGCCGGCTCTGGAGAAAAAATTCTCCTTCCCTCTGGCAACTGTCATCACGGCTCTGGTCTGGGTGGCCTGGCATCTGCCCCTCTGGCTGATTCCGGGAACGAGTCAAAGTCAGCTTTCTTTGCCCTTCTATCTCTCCTTTGGTATCTTGCTCAGTTTCTGTCTGGCGGCTCTCTACAAGCAGACGGCCTCTGTATTTGCCTGCATGGTCTTTCACGGCTGCATTAACTTTGCTCAGGTGACGATTGTCGGCAGTGCTGCAAATGGCGGAAGGTATCTCAGCTTCCAGGCTGCTAATCTGCTCATGACCGCCCTGCTGGTCGGCTGGTGGTATTGGAAGGGCAACCGGAAAGGAGTTCAGAAAGATGCAGGCTAA
- the dinB gene encoding DNA polymerase IV: MLIFPLINDTSRKIIHIDMDAFFASVEERDNPKLKGHPVIIGSDPRLTGGRGVVSTCNYEARKFGVHSAMSSKEAYERCPQGIFISGNYEKYQAVGLQIREIFKRYTDLIEPMSIDEAYLDVTENKLGIKSAVKIAKLIQHDIWNELHLTASAGVSYNKFLAKIASDYEKPHGLTVILPEEAEAFLAPMDIAKFHGVGKKSVEKLHEMGVYTSADLLKIPEMTLIDKFGRFGFDLYRKARGISNSPVKSNRIRKSIGKERTYAKLLYSEEDIKKELTLLAQKVENSLTKHDKKGRTVVLKIRYADFSTLTKRKSLALATQDKEQIERTAHEIYDSLEEQPRGIRLLGLTMTGFE; the protein is encoded by the coding sequence ATGCTGATTTTTCCACTGATTAACGATACATCTCGGAAGATTATCCACATTGATATGGATGCTTTTTTCGCTTCGGTGGAAGAGCGGGATAATCCTAAGTTAAAGGGGCATCCGGTCATCATCGGCAGCGACCCACGATTGACTGGCGGTCGTGGTGTCGTCTCCACTTGTAATTATGAGGCTAGAAAGTTCGGAGTTCATTCGGCTATGAGCTCTAAGGAAGCTTATGAACGTTGCCCCCAGGGCATCTTTATCTCGGGGAATTACGAAAAATATCAGGCGGTCGGCTTGCAGATCCGAGAGATTTTCAAACGTTATACGGACTTGATTGAGCCCATGAGCATCGACGAGGCTTATCTGGATGTAACGGAAAACAAGCTTGGGATTAAATCTGCAGTCAAAATAGCCAAGCTGATTCAGCACGATATCTGGAATGAACTCCATCTGACAGCTTCGGCAGGCGTTTCTTATAATAAGTTTCTGGCTAAGATTGCTAGCGACTATGAGAAGCCTCATGGTCTGACTGTTATTCTACCCGAAGAGGCAGAGGCCTTTCTGGCGCCAATGGATATCGCTAAGTTTCATGGAGTTGGTAAGAAGAGCGTTGAAAAACTGCATGAAATGGGAGTTTATACTAGTGCAGATCTGCTCAAGATACCGGAAATGACTTTAATTGATAAGTTTGGCCGCTTTGGTTTTGATCTCTACCGGAAAGCGCGTGGTATCAGTAATAGTCCGGTCAAATCCAATCGTATTCGTAAGTCGATCGGGAAGGAGCGCACCTATGCCAAACTGCTCTATAGTGAGGAGGATATCAAGAAAGAGCTGACCCTGCTGGCACAGAAGGTAGAAAATAGCCTGACTAAGCATGATAAGAAAGGACGAACCGTCGTTCTGAAAATCCGCTATGCCGATTTCTCCACCTTGACTAAAAGGAAAAGTTTGGCTCTAGCCACTCAAGACAAGGAGCAAATCGAGCGAACGGCTCATGAGATATACGATAGCTTGGAAGAGCAACCACGAGGCATTCGTCTGCTAGGACTGACAATGACGGGGTTTGAATAA